A single window of Lagopus muta isolate bLagMut1 chromosome 23, bLagMut1 primary, whole genome shotgun sequence DNA harbors:
- the RIMS3 gene encoding regulating synaptic membrane exocytosis protein 3, with amino-acid sequence MFNGDAGPSAGRNVVRSSSISGEMYGVEKSARGSADSVSITASKKRRSSLGAKMVAIVGLSQWSRSTLQLNQSEGGPKKLRSNIRRSTETGIAVELRTRVTRQGSRESTDGSTNSNSSDGTFIFPTARLGAESQFSDFLDGLGPGQLVGRQTLATPPMGDVHMGMADRSGQLEVEVIQARGLIPKMGSKCIPATYVKVYLLENGVCLAKKKTKAVKKTCDPSYQQALLFEESPQGKVLQVIVWGDYGRMDSKCFMGMAQIVLEELDLSSTVAGWYKLFPTSSLADSSIGPLARRLSQSSLESSTSPSCP; translated from the exons ATGTTCAACGGGGACGCCGGCCCGTCGGCGGGCAGGAATGTGGTGCGCAGCTCCAGCATCAGCGGGGAGATGTACGGCGTGGAGAAGAGCGCGCGGGGCAGCGCCGACTCCGTCAGCATCACGGCCAGCAAGAAGCGGCGCTCCAGCCTGGGAGCCAAGATGGTGGCCATCGTGGGGCTGTCGCAGTGGAGCAGGAGCACGCTGCAGCTCAACCAGAGCG AGGGCGGCCCCAAAAAGCTGCGCAGCAACATCCGCCGGAGCACCGAGACCGGCATCGCGGTGGAGCTGAGGACCAGGGTGACCCGGCAGGGCAGCCGCGAGTCCACCGACGGCAGCACCAACAGCAACAGCTCCGATGGCAC GTTCATCTTCCCCACCGCACGGCTGGGAGCCGAAAGTCAGTTCAGTGACTTCCTGGACGGGTTGGGCCCAGGGCAGCTGGTGGGACGGCAGACTTTGGCCACCCCCCCGATGG GTGATGTCCATATGGGCATGGCGGACCGCAGCGGGCAGCTGGAGGTGGAGGTGATCCAGGCACGGGGCCTCATCCCAAAGATGGGCTCCAAATGCATCCCAG CCACCTACGTGAAGGTTTACCTGCTGGAAAACGGCGTCTGCCTGGCCAAGAAAAAGACCAAAGCGGTGAAGAAGACCTGCGACCCCTCGTACCAGCAGGCGCTGCTCTTCGAGGAGAGCCCCCAGGGCAAAGTCCTGCAG GTGATCGTGTGGGGCGACTATGGGCGCATGGACAGCAAGTGCTTCATGGGCATGGCTCAGATCGTCCTGGAGGAGCTCGACCTCTCCAGCACCGTGGCGGGCTGGTACAAACTCTTCCCCACCTCCTCTCTGGCCGACTCCAGCATCGGGCCGCTGGCACGCCGCCTCTCCCAGTCCTCTCTGGAGAGCTCCACCAGTCCCTCCTGCCCATAG